In Leptospira stimsonii, the genomic stretch CTCATCGGAGATCCCGCGAAGGCGAAGGAAAAACTCGGATGGGAGCCCAAGGTTAAATTTGAAGAACTCGTAAAGATCATGACCAAGGCGGATTGCGAGTTGGTCGGAATCAAACTCTAAATGAAAAATCTATTTTTTGAATATACTTTGGGCGATTCGCTCGCGAGCCCATTCTAAAAAAGGCTCGCGACCAAAGTTGCGCCCCATAGGAAGCAACTTTGAGTTTCCTTTCCGCTTCAATCTCTCGCGAAAAATCCAGTCCATTCTACTTTTCGAATATACTGAAGTTCTCTTTTTTCAGAGAGAGATCCAAACCCTAAAAAGCGATTTTTCTTTGAAAGGCGCTCGAGATTTCCGCTACAATCGCTATCGCAGGGAGCGAAAAAAAAATAAAACCTCAAAAAAAGGTTCGGACTTGAGGAATCCATTTTGATATTGAAAGAAAGCCAAGGAGAGAAAGAAAAAAATCAAAATGAACTTCTCACCTAAGAACGTTCTTTCTAAAGTAGAAGAAGATCGAATTTGGGAATAAACGATCCTATGAAGATAGTTAAAAAACCGAAGGTGTTCCCGGAATAAAAAGAAAACTTAGGATTTGAGAACTCAAATTCCCTTGAGAAGACTGCGAAATACGAAGAGATTAAAAATTTCCATTCAGAGAAAAGATTGTCGTAGTTCCGACGATTTTTCCGTAAAAGTCGCGCGCCCCCGCCCCAATCGGGTGGAGGAGGAGGGCCCGCGGGAAAAAAGCGAGAGACATTTCTCTATCAGAAAATTCTACTTTTTGCAAGTAAAAGTTTTTCATTTCCTTTCGTAGGAACTCCTACAAAAAATTTCTCTTTAAAAAATTACTTTTCCGAATCCAAGGTTTTCCGCGTTTGAAATTCTAACCCCAGCCTTCGCCCCCATCAACGTCGGCCCAGAGATACCAAGAAAGGATCGTCCGATAAGGAGAGAATGATTTCAGAAATTCTTGAATCTCTTTCTTATTGTCCTTTGAGATTCCGTAGTGTTTTTCCACCGACTTTCGAAGAATCAAATCGTTGATCGAAAAATGATCCCAGCGATCGAGCGCAAAGATCAAAACCATCTCCGCGGTCCAAGGACCCACACCTTTCAAAGAACAAAGAAGTTCCAACACATTCTTATCTTCTAATTTATGGAGTTTAGAATCGGAGATGATCCGACTTTGATACGCTTCAGCTACTCTTTTGATCGTTTCCGTCTTTGCCTGCGAAACTCCGATCTTTCTCAAATCTTCGTTGGGGATCCGGAGAACTCTTTCAGGAGAAGGAATCTTTTTCGTTTCAGCAAGAGCGATCAATCTTCTCTCGAAAGTGAGCGCGACCTTCGTTGAGAGTTGTTGTCCCAAAACGGATTTAATAAGAACCTGATAGGGAGAACCGATCGTCTTTAGATTGCACGGACCGACCGAATCGATCAATGTTTTGGTAACCGAATCCTTCTTTCGGAGCCACAGAATCGCTTTTTTGAGTCGAAAATCTCTGTCTTCAATATTCTGAGAATAAGAAATTCCGGAACTAGAAGATTTCGCTGATTTTCTTGGAGCAGTCATTCCAAATCCGGGAAAGACGCGTTATGCTCTTTTCTTGAGTTTGTTTTCCATCTGGGATTTTTTTCTATAGATATGAACTAACTTTTCCAGTTCCACTAAATCCGTACAACTGAGTTTCCCTTGATCCAGTTTGATCCACTTATTTTTCGTAAGAAGATCGAGAACTAAATTCTCATCTTTCGGATACGAAAGACCGACCATCTTGATTAAGTCTTTTGTACCGATCTCAAAGTTATACGAAACCTTCGGAGTGATCTTGATTCGATTCTTCTCGACCAAAGTAAGAAGAGTATCCGCGATTCTTCCCTGAGGATCGTTGATCATTAAATTTGCGAGTTGTTTATAAGCGGTCCAAATTCTTTCCGAAAGAAGGGTGATCAGACGAGTTGCCAGCTGAGGCTGAGCCTTTACCATTCCTTCAAAGTTCGCTTTGTTGATAGCGAGAAGTTGAACTTGACCCCAAGCGATCGCGGAAGCGGATCTCGGTTTATTGTCCAAGAGCGCCATTTCCCCGAAAATGTCCCCGTTTTGAAGAACGGCGAGTAATACTTCGTTTTTATCCACGATCTTGGTGATTTTCACCTTCCCGTTCTGGATGATATACAATTCTCTCCCGGGTTCGTGTTCGCAGAAAATCATCTCATTGTCCGCGTACATCCGGTTGAACTTGGTGAGATCGATCGGAGCCGATTGCATCGGCTGATTCATCGTCTGAAGTTTTAGTTTTGCCTGAGTGGCAAACGGACCGTTCGGAAGATATTGGAGATATTTCTGAAATGCATACGCCGCGTGCGGGTTGTTCTTCTGGTTGAAGTAATTTTCCCCTATGTTGTAGAGTTCGTTCGGATCTTCTTCTACAGCGGAGCGAAAGGTGAGACGAGTGATCGTTTGGTCGAACTGACGGAGTTTCATCGAGAAGTAGCGGATGATTTTCATCGCTACCGGTGTATTCCTTTGAATGAGGGTTCCGAATTGATCGTAGCTCACTTCGATCACGGAAACGTCCGTGAGCGCCACTGCGGATTCGATCTGCGCGTGTTGGCTCATCGCGGCGACGACGCCGAAAAAGTCCCCGGGACCTTGTACGGAATTCGGGTCTTCTCCTACAACCGGGTTTTCACGTCCTATTTTTACCTTACCCTCGCGGATAATAAAGAAGCTAGGCGAATCTTTTTTTCCCTCTACGATAATGTAGGAGCCCTTCTGAAAGTTAACGATTTGGAAGATGCCTGTGGACATGCTGTTGGGTTAGTATTTTTTTTGAAAATCAGAGTTCAACTGTTTTCATTATCGGATTTTAGGAATCCAATCTCCAAAAAAAGAACTACTTTTCTCCACATTCTGACAATTCCGTCTTAGATCCGCTCAAAATCTCCCATTCAGAGAGCTCTAAAGAGGCTTTTTCGGCGAGTTCTCGGGAAAACGACTGGGTGCAGATAGATTTGAAAACCTCTTTCGCTTTGTTTTCTTCCCCGATCTCAAGATAAAGTTTTCCGGCTTCAAAAAAGGCGTTCAAACCCTGGGTAGAAGAGGGTTCTTCCGAGTATTGTTGAAGACTGATTTCGAGAACTTTCTCGGGACGTCCCAGTCGGGAATAGTTGTTTTTTAAGACCTGATAGGCCTTGGATTTGAATTTGCTCGAAGGATAAAGAATCAAAAAGCTCTTGATTTCTTCTATTGATTTGTGAAATTTCCGGTCTTTGTAGGCTTCTTCCGCGATTCGAAGAAGATTTTGCGCTTGGGTTTCTTGAAGCGGACTCGCTTCGGAGCGAAGGGAATTCGAAAGAGAAATCCAAGCGAAAATGAAAAAGAGTATGAAAACGTAAGAACCTTTGGCCTGCAAGATAATCTCCGGAGGAAAAATTCCCCTAATAAAGATTATCTGCAGAATTGCCGAAAAGGTTGATTACTTTTTCTTATCGATTGTCTTCCGGTGGTGTTCGCAGAGCCGATAGAGTTTGCCTGAAGAGGGATTCTTCTTGGCAACTTTCGTTCCACAAACAATACAAAGGCCGTTGTTTCTTCTTCTTTGATACAAGAGTTGTACTCTTTCCGCTCCGGAAAGATTATACTTACTTACTTGTATTCTGAATCCCTTATATAGATAATTCCCCACTGCATCAATGGATTGAGATTTTACTCCTGTTACCAGGGACTCAAGATCGTCGTTCGAGATTTTTTTTGGTTTCATACAGTTACTTGAGACGAAATCACCTAATTAAAATTACAGAAAAAAATGCGCGTTAGATCTTTTTTTAAAAAACATTTAAAAAAAAGAAAAGTAAAGGAAACGAAATCATCGAAGGGAAGCCATAAATTTGAAATAATTTGTTTCCAAGAAAGAGAGCGAACGTATCCGAAAATCGCGATAACGAGCGGAACCCTTGACTTAAAAACAAGGGAATCCCGCCCAAAATTTTGGATAACGAAACAGGCGTTCGGCGGCCGAGAAACGGCGAAAATCGGCTAAAAGCTTGCAAAATTGGAGTGGATCCAATAGAATTAGAGAGTCAATTTCACAAAATGAAAAGGAAGGAGATGTTTCAATGAAGAATGAACATTTGTACCCTCATCTAAAAAATCGAACTGGGTTCAAAAATCGAAATCGTCTTTTCCAAAGGATTCATTCTGCATATAGGGTATTTCACCCTATATTTCTTCTCTGCCTCGTAGTTTCGACATTTGCTTGTAAGGCGAGTCCGAAAGACCAAGTGCAAAAGATATTATCCGACAAACAAATCCCTGTGGAGGAAAAGATACGTCAGACATCATTCCTCCTTTTGGGAGATCGGCTGAAAGAAATAGAAATCGCCCCAGGAGAAGCGTCCGGAAGCGGCAACGTAAGAGTCACTTTAGCAGTGGGTGGAAATTCCGCGCTAACCTTTTTAGGTCAGAAAGAATACAAAGAAAGAATGAAACTCGAAATCGCGCTTCTTTCTTTTCGACTTTTGCAGACGCTCAAAAATCTTCCGATCGAAAGTATTCGAGTAAGTATCATAAAACCGTATTACGTAAAAAATTCTCCAACGGAATCCATAGAAGAATTTGAAGTCTTTAGAGCAAGGATGGAAAAGAATTCGATCAAGTCGATACAAGGTTTTGAAACCGTCGATTCCTTTGCCGCCGATTCTTACGATTCTCCAGATCCAGCCGTTCTGGATGTGATGGTTCAGATCGTACAAGCCTGGAAAGTGGAGTTGGATGAATTGAACCGTGTTGAAGTGAACTAAAAGAACACAATCGCAGCGACTAAGAAAAACGGAAAGTTTTCTATTCTGAAAAGAATGGAGTGCGATTTTGAAGATCACATTCTAAAAGATCCATGTCTCCTCTAATTTTAAAACAAGTCATGAGTTGATTATAAATTATATTTTCAAGATTAGAATATGCGAAGAAAATGGAAGTTCACCTTCTGTCGTTTTTAATATGATATTTTACTTCTAATTCTTCCCCGTATGATCCGATCCGTATTTTCTTTGAAAAAGAATGATTTAAACTTTTCCCGACAAACGAAGCGATTCCGTTAAAATGCTTGAAAACGGGCTTAAAGTCCGTCTGAAGTAAACTTACGAAGAAGTATTACTTTCAGATCCGAGAAATCCTTTTGGTCTCGTCATCAAGAAGAATGAAATATTCCGATTTAGAATAATTTAAGAATATTGAATATTCAAATTTTATTTTATACTTTTAATATAAAAATTTTAATTGATTCTACTTTTTTATTTTTGTTTGTCATATTTTTTACGTTTTTGGCAAATGTTTCCGAATTTAAAAAAGGAGGTTTGTTACGATGACCATAGAAAAAGAAAATTTGGACGATCTGGAATCAGGAAGAATTTTGAATGATTCTGACATGGAATGTCTCCGGGAAGCCTGTAGAAGCAATCCGTTGCATTATACTTGGATACGAATTTTATTCTCTTTTGGATTGAGACCTGAGGAATTGATTTCTATTCGTGCGGAAGACGTCGACATTGAAAATGGAATATTAAGAATTCGTGGTTTAAATGGGTTGGCGGAACGTTCCTTGATGATTCCGGGATGTTTATTAAAAGATTTTTACGGTTCTCTCAAAGGGAAATCGCCGGATGAATTCCTATTCTCAGGAAGAAAAGGGAAACTCCATCGAAGAACGATTCAAAAACTTCTTCAAAAGATAGAAAGTAAAACCGGAATTGAAATCACTTTCCCGATGATTCGAAGGACAATCGCAGTGAGAATGCATAAACATGGCATTTCTATCGCTTATATTTCGTTCTATCTCGGATATAAGACTCGAAGAGCGACCTATAAATTGATTGGGAAAAGCGCAAAGGTCGAGCGGTTAAAAATATTTTCCATCGAGGAAATTATAGACATTGGAGCTTAAAAATGAGTTGTAAACGCGTTCTGAAAGCTTAATTTAGTCCTAATTCTCCAAAAGGAAGCCATCTTTGGAAATCAAGACGAAAAAGATCGGTAAACATACTCTAGTTGCGCTGAATGGAAGGCTGGATATCGGACATTCAGACGAAGTCGAAGCGAAATTACTAGATGATGTTCAGTCCGGCCAGGGTGATATTTTGATAAACCTGGAAAATATTTCATACATCTCCTCTTCGGGGATTCGTATCTTTGTAGGTATGGTCCGTGAACTGGAAAAGCAAGGAAGGAAGTTGAAACTCTGTTGTATCACTCCTCCCGTAAAAAAAGTTTTCGACGTGGTCGAACTGCTGGATCTGTTTGAAGTTTACGAAACAGAAAGCGCGGCTCTCGATTCACTAACCTAAAATCCGGGATTTTCCCGGATTTCCCTCGGGGTCTATGTCCCGGAAATTTCTTTCTAACTTCATCTCACCTAACGCAGTCCCTCCGGCGCTGTTGTTTTTGATCGTCTTGGTTTTTGTTTGGATTCCACAAAACGATCGATTGGAATTTCCTCCGGTCTGGCCGGATGAAGTCCTTTTCTATTCCCCAGCTCAAGATTTTGCAAGTTTCGGAACTTTGAGAACGAACGTTTTAGAAGGTCTGATTCCGGGAATGGAAGAGATCACACTTTGGATGCCGCCGATCTATTTTCTTACCGGCGGATTTTGGATGCAATTCGTTTGGCCGGGCTTGGAAGGTTTGCGTCTTTTCACTTCTATAACTGCGGCGTTTTCCATTCTTATCTTCTACGGAATTTTAAAAAGAATCGGATTCTCTTCTTTTTCGGCGCTTTTCTCTTGTCTTCTCCTCGCGACAGATCTTCTTTTTTTAAGAGTGGGTTTGATGGCGAGAATGGAAGCTCTCTGCCTATTCTTTGCTTTAGGAAGTCTTTTCTTTCTTGTACGAAGCGCCTTGGAAGAATCTCCTGAAAAAGTAACTTGGATCGAAGGTGCCGGCGCCGGTGCTTTGCTCGGGTTTTCTTTTCTCTCTCATCCTTTCGGCGCAGTTTTTGGAATTCCTTGTCTCTATCTTCTTTGGAAAAGGAGTTCTCTATTTCAGCCTTTGTTTTGGTTGGGCGGAATACTACCGTTGATCGTATGGATCGTTTGGCTTTTTCCGAAATGGGATCTATTCCTATTTCAATTTGGGTTGCAGTTCGGAAGAAAGAAAGAACTCTTTTCCCTTTTTTCCATGATCACAAAGATCAAGATTCTCATCGGAGGATATGAGAATCCGGGAGTAAGAATTCTATTTTATATTTTTCTTTTGGCGGGAATTGGAATCAATCGAAGACTTTTGAAAGAGAAAAAAGAACGTTTCCTCTTCCTTTTTGTTTGGATTCTTGGGACGCTCGCATTTCTTTTTCTTTCCACGGAATTTTATTATGTGATGTATCTTACGATTCCGATTTCTGCGTTAGGCGGAATTCTTTTGGAGGATTCGGATCGAAAGAGAGTCGTCTATACCGGTTCCGGACTTTTATTCTGCAACTTACTCGTTCTTTTTCTTTCGTATCGAAAGGTGGGATTTGTGAATCCAGAATTCGATCTCGGGAAAAAATTTTCCGAAGAAATCGCTGAAGAACTGAAATATTCGAAGAAGGTTTACATACAAGCGATCCCAGATCCGTATTTTTATCTGAAGGAAAAATATCCGAATCAGCAAATCTTAGAATTCATTCCGGGAGAATTGCCCGTGCCGCCGGAAATGTTTATCGGAACTCTCGATTCCATCGATACGTTTGTTTTTAGCGAAGGAACGAAACGAAACGAAACGATCGATTCTTATCTAAGGGAAAATTCCTCTTCCTTTTATAAGAAGAATGTTTCCGTATCTCCTTCCACCACTCGAAAACTGGTCCGAGCTCAGGCGGAGATCTATCTTCGGAAAAAGAAATGAATTCTTTTCGGATCCAAAAACTTCTCTTCGGAACGATTGCATTTGCTTTTTTCTTTCAAGCCTGCGTGGGAAAAGAATCGGACCGACAAGGTCTTTCGGCACTTTTACCTTTGATCGGTCCGCTCTTAAAAGTGGGAATCATCGGAGATTCCCTTTCTCAGAGATCGGACGGTTTCGGTTTGAGAGAAAAGTTGGGATCAAGATTTACCGTGACCGATTATTCCGTTTCGGGAAGGTCGGTGCCCGGTTGGAACGACGTGATCGGAACCGCCCTTACGGAACAACAGGATCTTTTGATTTTAGAATTAGGGACGAACGACGTTTCCAGTTATCCAATCGATCAGTTTCCGGGAAATTACGAAATTCTTCTCCAGTCGATCCAAAAGGTGAGTAACGCGGCGATTCTCGTAACAATTTTGCCTCCGACGATTCAACCTGGTTATCGCGCCAATATTCTTCAGATCAATCCTTATCTAAGAAGCCTCGGTTCCAGCTATTTAACCGCAGACATGGAAACCGTTTTTCTTGAAACCGAAAAGACGATTCCCTTGTATCCTCAGATCGATCCGATTCATCCGAATCCGGTCGGTTACGATCTAATGGGAACCGTGTATTCGGACGCTATTCGGAAGATTTATTTCAAGTAAATTCAATCATTCTTATATTCACAATTCAGAATGAACGGATTGAATACTTGCGCCACATAGAGTCTTCCTTCGAACGGAATCGCCGTGCTTCCTGCCGAAATTAAATCGCCCGAAGTCGCGAAAATTTCATCGAACTTTCCGTTCTGATTGATCCGAAATATCTGAGTCGGTGCAGGATAATCTTCGTTTAACATATGTCTTATGAATTTATACGTTGAAGGATGACCGACGACGAAAATTCTTCCGTTGGAATCGAGTTCTAAATTATCC encodes the following:
- a CDS encoding DNA-3-methyladenine glycosylase family protein — encoded protein: MTAPRKSAKSSSSGISYSQNIEDRDFRLKKAILWLRKKDSVTKTLIDSVGPCNLKTIGSPYQVLIKSVLGQQLSTKVALTFERRLIALAETKKIPSPERVLRIPNEDLRKIGVSQAKTETIKRVAEAYQSRIISDSKLHKLEDKNVLELLCSLKGVGPWTAEMVLIFALDRWDHFSINDLILRKSVEKHYGISKDNKKEIQEFLKSFSPYRTILSWYLWADVDGGEGWG
- a CDS encoding cyclic nucleotide-binding domain-containing protein yields the protein MSTGIFQIVNFQKGSYIIVEGKKDSPSFFIIREGKVKIGRENPVVGEDPNSVQGPGDFFGVVAAMSQHAQIESAVALTDVSVIEVSYDQFGTLIQRNTPVAMKIIRYFSMKLRQFDQTITRLTFRSAVEEDPNELYNIGENYFNQKNNPHAAYAFQKYLQYLPNGPFATQAKLKLQTMNQPMQSAPIDLTKFNRMYADNEMIFCEHEPGRELYIIQNGKVKITKIVDKNEVLLAVLQNGDIFGEMALLDNKPRSASAIAWGQVQLLAINKANFEGMVKAQPQLATRLITLLSERIWTAYKQLANLMINDPQGRIADTLLTLVEKNRIKITPKVSYNFEIGTKDLIKMVGLSYPKDENLVLDLLTKNKWIKLDQGKLSCTDLVELEKLVHIYRKKSQMENKLKKRA
- a CDS encoding LIC10235 family protein translates to MKPKKISNDDLESLVTGVKSQSIDAVGNYLYKGFRIQVSKYNLSGAERVQLLYQRRRNNGLCIVCGTKVAKKNPSSGKLYRLCEHHRKTIDKKK
- a CDS encoding tyrosine-type recombinase/integrase, whose product is MTIEKENLDDLESGRILNDSDMECLREACRSNPLHYTWIRILFSFGLRPEELISIRAEDVDIENGILRIRGLNGLAERSLMIPGCLLKDFYGSLKGKSPDEFLFSGRKGKLHRRTIQKLLQKIESKTGIEITFPMIRRTIAVRMHKHGISIAYISFYLGYKTRRATYKLIGKSAKVERLKIFSIEEIIDIGA
- a CDS encoding STAS domain-containing protein, whose translation is MEIKTKKIGKHTLVALNGRLDIGHSDEVEAKLLDDVQSGQGDILINLENISYISSSGIRIFVGMVRELEKQGRKLKLCCITPPVKKVFDVVELLDLFEVYETESAALDSLT
- a CDS encoding ArnT family glycosyltransferase; translated protein: MSRKFLSNFISPNAVPPALLFLIVLVFVWIPQNDRLEFPPVWPDEVLFYSPAQDFASFGTLRTNVLEGLIPGMEEITLWMPPIYFLTGGFWMQFVWPGLEGLRLFTSITAAFSILIFYGILKRIGFSSFSALFSCLLLATDLLFLRVGLMARMEALCLFFALGSLFFLVRSALEESPEKVTWIEGAGAGALLGFSFLSHPFGAVFGIPCLYLLWKRSSLFQPLFWLGGILPLIVWIVWLFPKWDLFLFQFGLQFGRKKELFSLFSMITKIKILIGGYENPGVRILFYIFLLAGIGINRRLLKEKKERFLFLFVWILGTLAFLFLSTEFYYVMYLTIPISALGGILLEDSDRKRVVYTGSGLLFCNLLVLFLSYRKVGFVNPEFDLGKKFSEEIAEELKYSKKVYIQAIPDPYFYLKEKYPNQQILEFIPGELPVPPEMFIGTLDSIDTFVFSEGTKRNETIDSYLRENSSSFYKKNVSVSPSTTRKLVRAQAEIYLRKKK
- a CDS encoding SGNH/GDSL hydrolase family protein, whose amino-acid sequence is MNSFRIQKLLFGTIAFAFFFQACVGKESDRQGLSALLPLIGPLLKVGIIGDSLSQRSDGFGLREKLGSRFTVTDYSVSGRSVPGWNDVIGTALTEQQDLLILELGTNDVSSYPIDQFPGNYEILLQSIQKVSNAAILVTILPPTIQPGYRANILQINPYLRSLGSSYLTADMETVFLETEKTIPLYPQIDPIHPNPVGYDLMGTVYSDAIRKIYFK